A genomic stretch from Rhodobacterales bacterium HKCCA1288 includes:
- a CDS encoding DUF2849 domain-containing protein: MSRDYSKILTANDLRLGDVVYWAADKRWARDITDAVVFSDSATAEAALAAAFAQSDLVVGPYLVDAITTETGPAPAHFREAFRMRGPSNYPHGKQEQAQG; encoded by the coding sequence ATGAGCCGTGATTATTCCAAAATCCTGACCGCGAATGACCTGCGCCTTGGCGATGTCGTCTATTGGGCGGCCGACAAAAGATGGGCGCGGGACATCACGGATGCGGTGGTCTTTTCTGACAGCGCCACGGCCGAGGCTGCGCTTGCCGCAGCCTTCGCGCAAAGCGATCTGGTGGTTGGCCCCTATTTGGTCGATGCCATTACAACCGAAACAGGGCCCGCGCCTGCGCATTTTCGCGAGGCATTTCGGATGCGCGGCCCCTCAAACTATCCCCATGGCAAACAAGAACAAGCGCAAGGGTAA
- a CDS encoding nitrite/sulfite reductase: MYRYTEFDENFLRARNAQFRAQVARRLSGELTEDEFKPLRLMNGLYLQLHAYMLRVAIPYGTLNSAQMRALAQVARQWDKGYGHFTTRQNIQFNWPKLEDVPDILDALAEVGLHAIQTSGNTVRNVTADHFAGAAADEIADPRPVAELIRQWSTDHPEFQFLPRKFKIAVTGSPNDRAVTAAHDIGLRIVAREGEIGYQVLVGGGLGRTPMIGKVLAEFLPEADLLPYIEAIVAVYNLIGRRDNKYKARIKITLHETGLDEIKRLVEEEFIPRRAAFKGVDQRLLAEIRGHFAPPEFIKGDNGAPTLSPALRAFIDSNVTAHRHADYAIVTVSMKSHGATPGDATTAQMEVLADLAETYGHDELRISHEQNVILPHIPRAALPDLYQRLKAVGLATANIGKISDIIACPGMDYCALATARSIPIAQEIATHFRDIGLEEEIGALKIKISGCINACGHHHVGHIGILGLDRAGVENYQITLGGDHTEAAAIGERAGPGFSADALIPALERLLRAYLTLRDGVDEPFITTYRRLGLGPFKAALYPQEGAQDVAA; the protein is encoded by the coding sequence ATGTATCGCTACACTGAATTTGACGAAAATTTCCTGCGCGCCCGCAACGCGCAATTCCGCGCGCAAGTGGCCCGCCGCCTGTCTGGCGAATTAACCGAGGATGAGTTTAAACCTCTGCGCTTGATGAACGGGCTATATCTGCAGCTTCACGCCTATATGCTGCGCGTAGCAATCCCCTATGGCACGCTCAATTCAGCACAGATGCGCGCCTTGGCGCAGGTCGCGCGGCAATGGGACAAGGGCTATGGCCATTTCACCACGCGCCAAAACATCCAATTCAACTGGCCAAAATTAGAGGATGTGCCCGATATTCTGGACGCTTTGGCCGAAGTTGGCCTTCACGCCATCCAAACTTCGGGGAACACCGTGCGCAATGTCACCGCAGACCATTTTGCAGGGGCTGCTGCAGATGAGATTGCAGACCCCCGCCCCGTGGCGGAATTAATCCGCCAATGGTCAACCGATCATCCCGAATTTCAATTCCTACCGCGCAAGTTCAAAATTGCCGTAACAGGCAGCCCCAATGACCGTGCCGTCACCGCCGCCCATGATATCGGTCTGCGCATTGTCGCGCGCGAAGGCGAGATTGGCTATCAGGTCTTGGTCGGGGGCGGCTTGGGCCGCACGCCTATGATCGGCAAGGTTTTGGCAGAGTTTCTGCCCGAGGCTGATCTTCTGCCCTATATCGAGGCAATTGTGGCGGTTTATAACCTGATCGGGCGGCGAGATAATAAATATAAGGCCCGCATCAAGATCACCCTACACGAGACAGGCTTGGACGAAATCAAACGCCTTGTCGAAGAGGAATTCATCCCGCGCCGCGCGGCATTCAAAGGGGTTGATCAACGCCTCTTGGCAGAAATTCGCGGCCATTTTGCCCCCCCTGAGTTTATTAAAGGCGACAACGGCGCCCCAACCCTAAGCCCCGCTTTGCGCGCCTTTATCGACAGCAACGTAACGGCACACCGCCATGCAGATTACGCGATTGTGACGGTTTCGATGAAATCTCATGGCGCGACACCCGGTGATGCCACCACCGCGCAAATGGAGGTCTTGGCCGATCTTGCCGAAACCTATGGGCATGACGAGCTGCGCATCAGCCACGAGCAAAACGTGATCCTGCCCCATATCCCCCGCGCAGCGCTGCCTGATCTCTATCAGCGGCTGAAGGCTGTGGGTTTGGCCACGGCCAATATCGGGAAGATCTCGGATATTATCGCCTGCCCTGGCATGGATTACTGCGCCTTGGCCACGGCGCGCTCTATTCCTATTGCGCAGGAAATCGCCACGCATTTTCGCGATATCGGCCTAGAGGAGGAAATTGGCGCGCTGAAAATCAAAATCTCAGGCTGCATCAATGCCTGCGGGCATCACCATGTGGGCCATATCGGGATTTTGGGCTTGGATCGTGCAGGGGTCGAAAATTACCAAATCACCCTTGGGGGTGATCACACCGAGGCCGCCGCAATCGGCGAGCGCGCAGGCCCCGGTTTTTCTGCCGATGCGCTGATCCCCGCGCTTGAGCGTCTATTGCGCGCCTATTTGACCTTGCGCGATGGGGTGGATGAACCCTTCATCACGACCTATCGCCGCTTAGGGCTCGGCCCCTTTAAGGCCGCGCTTTACCCGCAGGAGGGCGCGCAAGATGTTGCAGCCTAG
- a CDS encoding phosphoadenylyl-sulfate reductase: MLQPSPFGTVAERVAMLNRRYDKHGATAVLEHALRDADCGRVALVSSFGAESVVLLHMVSVIDRTTPVLFIDTEMLFPETLTYQNELADHLGLEDVRRIHASRTMIAASDPQGDLHKTNPDACCAKRKTEPLEHALAPFDAWITGRKRFQAQSRAALDFFENEGEIRIKINPLAHWAREDVQDYITNNRLPRHPLVAQGYPSIGCAPCTSPVAAGEDPRAGRWRGQDKEECGIHFVDGKIIRRNVA, translated from the coding sequence ATGTTGCAGCCTAGCCCCTTTGGCACAGTCGCCGAACGGGTGGCTATGCTGAACCGCCGCTATGACAAACATGGTGCCACAGCCGTGCTTGAGCATGCGTTGCGGGACGCAGATTGCGGGCGCGTGGCCTTGGTATCCTCCTTCGGGGCGGAGTCTGTGGTGTTGTTGCACATGGTGTCTGTGATTGATCGCACGACACCCGTTTTGTTCATCGACACCGAAATGCTCTTTCCCGAAACCTTAACCTATCAAAACGAATTGGCAGATCATCTGGGCCTTGAGGATGTGCGCCGCATTCATGCAAGCCGCACGATGATTGCGGCAAGCGACCCGCAGGGCGATTTGCATAAAACCAACCCCGATGCCTGCTGCGCCAAGCGCAAGACCGAACCGCTTGAACACGCCTTGGCCCCGTTTGACGCATGGATCACGGGGCGCAAACGCTTTCAGGCGCAAAGCCGCGCAGCGTTGGACTTCTTCGAGAATGAGGGCGAGATCAGGATCAAAATCAACCCACTGGCCCATTGGGCGCGCGAGGATGTGCAGGACTATATCACTAATAACCGCCTGCCCCGTCATCCGCTTGTGGCGCAGGGCTATCCGTCTATTGGCTGCGCCCCCTGCACGAGCCCCGTTGCCGCAGGCGAAGACCCGCGCGCAGGCCGTTGGCGCGGGCAAGACAAAGAGGAATGCGGCATCCATTTTGTGGATGGCAAAATCATCCGCCGCAACGTGGCGTGA
- a CDS encoding DUF934 domain-containing protein, whose amino-acid sequence MNTTPHIVVTDQGFTPEAARPAEMVELSDPAAFDAALQTPQGHSAICIPFGSFSDGRGFTWAKRLRMAGFSGRLRAAGHVIADQYAMARRAGFDEVEISPDLARRQPQEAWVFRADWRAHDYQNRLRGE is encoded by the coding sequence ATGAACACCACCCCCCATATTGTGGTCACCGATCAGGGCTTTACCCCAGAGGCGGCGCGGCCCGCAGAGATGGTTGAACTCAGCGATCCCGCCGCGTTTGACGCGGCCCTCCAGACACCGCAAGGCCATAGCGCGATCTGCATTCCCTTTGGCAGCTTTTCCGATGGCCGTGGCTTCACATGGGCCAAACGCCTGCGCATGGCGGGGTTCTCAGGGCGCTTGCGCGCTGCGGGTCATGTCATTGCGGATCAATACGCTATGGCGCGGCGCGCAGGGTTTGACGAGGTGGAAATCAGCCCTGATCTGGCCCGCAGACAACCGCAAGAGGCATGGGTGTTTCGGGCCGATTGGCGCGCGCATGATTACCAAAATCGCCTACGCGGCGAATAG
- a CDS encoding ferredoxin--NADP reductase, translating into MIGQSDVTDATSTLPKATPTLPDAQRVTFVKHWTDRLFSFRVTRPASLRFRSGEFVMIGLMSDNGKPLLRAYSIASPSWDEELEFYSIKVQDGPLTSKLQHIQVGDEIILRPKPVGTLVHDALLPGKRIWFFATGTGFAPFASLLREPQTYEDYDEVIITHTCREVAELDYGRTLIEEIRQDELLRELIGDGFADKIRYYPTTTREPSPKMGRITDLMRAGTVFEDLGVPPLSPECDRAMVCGNLAFNLEIKDMLEGYGLVEGANSNPQHYVVEKAFLD; encoded by the coding sequence ATGATAGGCCAAAGTGACGTGACAGACGCAACATCGACCCTCCCCAAAGCCACCCCCACCCTGCCCGATGCGCAGCGCGTGACCTTTGTGAAACATTGGACGGATCGGCTGTTTTCCTTCCGCGTAACGCGGCCTGCAAGCCTGCGCTTTCGGTCGGGCGAATTTGTTATGATCGGATTGATGAGCGATAACGGCAAACCGCTATTGCGCGCCTATTCCATTGCCTCCCCCTCCTGGGATGAAGAATTGGAATTCTATTCTATCAAGGTGCAAGACGGCCCCCTGACCTCAAAGCTGCAACATATCCAAGTGGGTGATGAAATCATCCTGCGCCCCAAACCTGTGGGGACATTGGTGCATGATGCGCTGTTGCCTGGAAAGCGGATTTGGTTCTTTGCCACGGGCACGGGCTTTGCCCCTTTCGCAAGCCTCCTGCGCGAGCCGCAAACCTATGAAGATTATGACGAGGTCATCATCACCCATACCTGCCGCGAAGTGGCAGAATTGGATTATGGCCGCACCCTGATCGAAGAGATCAGGCAAGATGAGCTGTTGCGCGAATTGATCGGTGACGGGTTCGCGGATAAAATCCGATACTACCCCACCACCACCCGCGAACCGAGCCCCAAGATGGGCCGCATCACCGATTTGATGCGGGCAGGCACTGTGTTCGAAGATTTGGGTGTTCCGCCCCTCAGCCCCGAATGCGACCGCGCCATGGTCTGTGGCAACCTCGCCTTCAATCTTGAGATCAAAGATATGCTTGAGGGCTATGGTTTGGTCGAAGGGGCCAATTCCAACCCACAGCATTACGTTGTGGAAAAGGCCTTTCTTGACTGA
- a CDS encoding translation initiation factor IF-3 codes for MARRPHNAPPSRDTGPRVNDRIRCPEVRLIGAEGENIGVVTPERAMELADEAGLDLVEISPNAEPPVCKIMDFGKFKYEQQKREAEARKKQKVIEVKEVKMRPGTDDHDFDRKVRDAIKFLENGDKVKVTLRFRGREMAHQQLGRELLERVAEKIEGVGKIENMPKLEGRQMVMMIGPAK; via the coding sequence ATAGCCCGCAGACCCCACAACGCGCCGCCCAGCCGTGACACTGGCCCGCGCGTCAACGACCGTATCCGCTGCCCCGAAGTTCGCCTGATTGGCGCAGAGGGCGAGAATATTGGGGTGGTCACCCCAGAACGCGCAATGGAATTGGCAGATGAGGCAGGATTGGATTTGGTGGAAATCTCCCCAAATGCTGAACCGCCCGTTTGTAAAATCATGGATTTCGGCAAGTTCAAATATGAACAGCAGAAACGTGAAGCCGAAGCCCGCAAAAAGCAAAAGGTGATCGAGGTCAAAGAGGTCAAAATGCGGCCTGGCACCGATGATCACGATTTCGACCGCAAGGTGCGCGATGCCATCAAATTCCTTGAGAATGGGGATAAGGTGAAGGTAACGCTGCGCTTCCGTGGCCGCGAAATGGCGCACCAACAATTGGGCCGTGAATTGCTAGAACGTGTAGCCGAAAAGATTGAAGGCGTGGGTAAGATCGAGAATATGCCCAAGCTGGAAGGTCGCCAAATGGTAATGATGATCGGCCCCGCAAAATAA
- a CDS encoding xanthine dehydrogenase family protein subunit M — protein sequence MYNFDFTRPSSIKDAVAAIGVGGQALSGGQTLIPTMKARLAMPETLVSLTGIQEMKGICTNDAGQICIGAATTHAEVAREVAKSYPALSDLAGHIGDPAVRNRGTIGGSLANNDPSACYPSAVLGSGAVVKTNSREIAADDFFQGMFTTALEEGEIITEVKFPVPQKANYQKFVQPASRFALVGVFVAKFADGVRVAVTGASGEGVFRWTEAEAALSKDFTAAALDGVAAPSADGMISDLHGTGAYRAHLVKVLTARAVAAA from the coding sequence ATGTATAATTTCGACTTTACCCGCCCAAGCAGCATCAAAGACGCGGTTGCGGCCATTGGCGTAGGCGGTCAGGCGCTCAGTGGCGGGCAGACCCTCATCCCCACGATGAAAGCGCGGCTTGCCATGCCTGAAACCTTGGTCAGCCTCACAGGCATTCAAGAGATGAAGGGCATTTGCACCAATGATGCAGGCCAGATTTGCATCGGCGCGGCAACAACCCATGCAGAGGTCGCACGCGAGGTGGCCAAATCTTATCCGGCGCTGTCTGATCTTGCAGGCCATATCGGGGATCCCGCCGTGCGTAACCGTGGCACAATTGGCGGCAGCCTTGCCAATAACGACCCCTCTGCCTGCTACCCGTCTGCGGTGCTAGGCTCAGGGGCCGTTGTGAAAACCAACAGCCGCGAAATCGCTGCGGATGATTTCTTTCAAGGCATGTTCACCACGGCCCTTGAAGAAGGCGAGATTATCACCGAGGTGAAATTCCCCGTGCCGCAAAAGGCGAATTATCAAAAATTCGTGCAGCCCGCCTCGCGCTTTGCGCTTGTCGGGGTGTTTGTTGCGAAATTCGCAGATGGTGTGCGCGTGGCGGTCACGGGCGCGTCAGGCGAGGGCGTGTTCCGTTGGACGGAGGCCGAAGCGGCACTGTCCAAGGATTTCACCGCAGCGGCGCTTGACGGCGTAGCGGCCCCTTCGGCGGATGGGATGATCTCTGATCTGCACGGCACAGGCGCCTATCGCGCTCATTTGGTCAAAGTGTTGACCGCGCGGGCTGTCGCGGCAGCTTAA
- a CDS encoding xanthine dehydrogenase family protein molybdopterin-binding subunit produces the protein MPKDSGIGAASKRREDLRFLTGGGRYTDDINLNGQAYVYFLRSDVAHGRIKSIDTKAASAMPGVVRIFTGADFEGVGTIPCGWQVTDREGNPMKEPAHPILAQGKVRHVGDPIAAVVAESLSAARDAAEAIEVDIEELPAVIDMKKAVAAGAPKVHDDLADNLCYDWGFVEDNRAAVDEAIKNAAHVTTLELVNQRLAPNAMEPRVAVGDYNKGTDESTLYTTSQNPHVIRLLMGAFVLGIPEHKLRVIAPDVGGGFGSKIFHYAEEAFCTFAAKAIKRPVKWTSSRSEAFMSDAHGRDHVTKIELALDKDNNFTAIRTETYANMGAYLSTFAPSVPTWLHGTLMAGNYKTPLIYVNVKAVFTNTVPVDAYRGAGRPEATFQLERVIDKAARELGVDPVELRRQNFVTEFPYQTPVAVQYDTGDYNATMDKLMEMIDRKGFDARAAEAKKRGKLRGLGINSYIEACGIAPSQLVGQLGARAGLYESATVRVNATGGLVVMTGSHSHGQGHETSFAQVVADMIGIDENMVEIVHGDTANTPMGMGTYGSRSLAVGGSAMVRATEKIIAKAKKIAAHLMEASEADIELKDGQFSVAGTDKSVAWGDVTLAAYVPHNYPLDEIEPGLEETAFYDPSNFTYPAGAYACEVEVDPDTGKVEIMAFAAADDFGNIVNPMIVDGQVHGGIGQGIGQALLEGVSYDENGQILSASYMDYAMPRADDLPFYKVDHSCQTPCTHNPLGVKGCGEAGAIGSPPAVVNAVVDALNRGGHAVTHIDMPLSPHRVWQAMQG, from the coding sequence ATGCCAAAAGATAGTGGCATCGGGGCCGCGTCAAAGCGGCGCGAAGACCTTAGATTTCTGACGGGTGGCGGTCGCTACACCGATGATATCAATCTCAATGGACAGGCTTATGTCTATTTCCTGCGCTCGGATGTGGCGCATGGTCGGATTAAATCCATCGACACCAAAGCGGCTTCTGCAATGCCAGGCGTGGTGCGGATCTTTACCGGCGCAGATTTTGAAGGGGTGGGCACCATCCCCTGCGGCTGGCAGGTGACCGACCGCGAGGGCAACCCAATGAAGGAGCCCGCGCACCCAATCCTTGCCCAAGGGAAAGTGCGCCATGTGGGTGACCCGATTGCCGCCGTTGTGGCCGAAAGCCTGAGCGCCGCGCGCGATGCGGCCGAGGCCATCGAGGTTGATATCGAAGAATTGCCTGCCGTCATCGACATGAAAAAGGCGGTCGCTGCGGGCGCGCCGAAAGTGCATGACGATTTGGCCGACAATCTTTGCTATGATTGGGGCTTTGTCGAAGACAACCGCGCAGCGGTGGATGAGGCGATCAAGAACGCGGCGCATGTCACTACGCTGGAACTTGTGAACCAACGCCTTGCCCCCAATGCAATGGAGCCGCGCGTTGCGGTGGGTGATTATAATAAGGGCACCGATGAATCGACCCTCTATACCACCTCGCAAAACCCCCATGTGATCCGCCTTTTGATGGGCGCATTCGTGCTTGGCATCCCTGAGCATAAGCTGCGCGTGATTGCCCCCGATGTGGGGGGTGGGTTTGGCTCAAAGATTTTCCATTACGCAGAAGAGGCCTTCTGCACCTTCGCGGCCAAAGCGATTAAACGGCCCGTGAAATGGACATCTTCGCGGTCTGAGGCGTTTATGTCTGACGCGCATGGCCGTGACCATGTGACCAAAATCGAACTTGCCTTGGATAAGGACAATAACTTTACCGCCATTCGCACTGAAACCTATGCGAATATGGGCGCGTATCTGTCCACCTTCGCGCCCTCGGTTCCAACGTGGCTGCATGGCACATTGATGGCGGGCAATTACAAAACCCCGCTGATCTATGTGAATGTGAAGGCGGTCTTTACCAATACCGTGCCTGTGGACGCCTATCGCGGGGCGGGGCGGCCTGAGGCCACCTTCCAGCTTGAGCGCGTGATTGACAAAGCGGCGCGCGAATTGGGCGTGGATCCTGTGGAATTGCGGCGGCAGAATTTCGTCACCGAATTCCCCTATCAGACGCCTGTCGCCGTGCAATATGACACGGGCGATTATAACGCCACCATGGACAAGCTGATGGAGATGATCGACCGCAAAGGGTTTGATGCCCGTGCTGCCGAAGCGAAAAAGCGCGGCAAGCTGCGTGGTCTTGGGATCAACTCCTATATCGAGGCGTGTGGTATTGCGCCTTCGCAATTGGTCGGTCAGTTGGGCGCGCGCGCGGGCCTCTATGAATCGGCCACTGTGCGCGTGAATGCCACCGGCGGGCTTGTTGTCATGACAGGCAGCCACAGCCATGGGCAGGGTCATGAGACATCCTTTGCCCAAGTTGTGGCCGATATGATTGGTATTGATGAAAACATGGTTGAAATCGTGCATGGCGATACAGCCAACACGCCAATGGGCATGGGCACTTATGGCTCGCGCTCTTTGGCGGTGGGCGGCTCTGCCATGGTGCGCGCAACGGAAAAGATCATCGCTAAGGCCAAGAAAATCGCGGCTCATTTGATGGAGGCGTCTGAGGCCGATATCGAATTGAAAGATGGTCAATTCTCAGTGGCAGGCACGGATAAATCGGTGGCTTGGGGCGATGTAACCTTGGCCGCCTATGTGCCGCATAACTATCCGCTGGATGAGATCGAACCCGGTCTTGAGGAGACAGCCTTTTATGATCCGTCCAACTTCACCTATCCTGCGGGCGCTTATGCCTGTGAGGTGGAGGTTGATCCTGATACGGGCAAGGTCGAGATCATGGCCTTTGCAGCCGCCGATGACTTTGGCAACATCGTCAACCCGATGATCGTGGATGGCCAAGTACATGGCGGGATCGGTCAAGGGATTGGTCAGGCCCTGCTTGAAGGGGTCAGCTATGACGAGAACGGGCAAATCTTGTCGGCGAGCTATATGGATTATGCGATGCCACGCGCCGATGATCTGCCCTTCTACAAGGTCGATCATTCCTGTCAGACCCCTTGCACCCATAACCCGTTGGGCGTGAAAGGCTGCGGCGAGGCGGGGGCAATCGGCTCGCCCCCTGCGGTGGTGAATGCGGTTGTCGATGCGTTGAACCGCGGCGGTCATGCCGTGACGCATATTGATATGCCCCTGTCACCGCACCGCGTCTGGCAAGCAATGCAGGGCTAA
- a CDS encoding (2Fe-2S)-binding protein: MTTVKLSVNGKEMSAEVEGRTLLVEVLREKLGLTGTHVGCDTSQCGACTVHVDGKSMKSCSVLAMDVAGAEVTTIEGMANPDGSLSVIQAAFKEHHGLQCGFCTPGMVMTAAALLKENPKPTEGEVRAYLEGNICRCTGYHNIVKAILAASGQDVAAMAAE, translated from the coding sequence ATGACGACGGTCAAACTATCAGTAAATGGAAAGGAAATGTCAGCCGAGGTTGAAGGCCGCACACTTCTTGTTGAGGTGCTGCGCGAAAAACTTGGTCTGACAGGCACCCATGTGGGCTGTGATACAAGCCAATGCGGGGCTTGCACCGTTCATGTGGACGGCAAATCTATGAAATCATGCTCGGTTCTGGCGATGGATGTCGCGGGCGCAGAGGTGACCACAATCGAAGGCATGGCCAATCCTGATGGCTCGCTTTCGGTGATCCAAGCAGCCTTCAAAGAGCATCATGGCCTGCAATGCGGGTTCTGCACACCTGGTATGGTGATGACGGCAGCTGCCTTGCTGAAAGAAAACCCAAAGCCCACCGAAGGCGAAGTGCGCGCCTATCTTGAAGGCAATATCTGCCGCTGCACGGGCTATCATAACATCGTCAAAGCGATCCTTGCGGCCTCGGGCCAAGATGTCGCGGCGATGGCTGCAGAATAA
- a CDS encoding molybdopterin-binding protein, with protein sequence MRFGPRPITEGMGAILAHSVPVEGGVIRKGTRLGADHIAALQAAGVAEVTVAAMETGDVDENTAAARLAHALCGADADLEIEAAFTGRVNLRSRGAGIVSVDAAKIAAVNAIDPRITVATLPPWQRVSKGMMVATIKIIPYAVPEAALLAAEEAARGGALAHIAPQISSATLILTSHEGQKAAALEAKSIAAVEARLAALHVDLKDTHICPHDKAALEVEIAQAKSSLILILTASATSDIDDVMPAALRGAGGQVTRFGMPVDPGNLLVLGALADIPVIGLPGCARSPALNGADWVLERVICGHPPSAEEIGAMGVGGLLKEIPTRPQPRDGRRR encoded by the coding sequence ATGAGGTTTGGGCCGCGTCCGATAACCGAAGGGATGGGCGCGATCTTGGCCCATTCCGTGCCCGTTGAAGGGGGGGTGATCCGTAAGGGCACGCGCCTTGGGGCAGATCATATCGCGGCGCTGCAGGCCGCGGGCGTGGCCGAGGTGACAGTGGCCGCGATGGAGACGGGCGATGTCGATGAAAACACCGCCGCCGCGCGATTGGCGCATGCGTTATGCGGTGCCGATGCAGACCTTGAAATTGAAGCCGCCTTTACAGGGCGGGTCAATCTGCGCAGTCGCGGCGCGGGCATTGTGTCGGTGGATGCCGCAAAAATCGCGGCGGTGAATGCGATTGATCCCCGCATCACGGTTGCCACCCTGCCGCCATGGCAGCGTGTCTCAAAGGGGATGATGGTCGCCACAATCAAGATCATTCCCTATGCCGTGCCAGAGGCCGCGCTCTTAGCCGCGGAAGAGGCGGCCCGTGGTGGGGCCTTGGCCCATATCGCGCCGCAGATCTCTTCGGCCACCCTGATCCTCACGAGCCATGAGGGGCAAAAGGCGGCCGCGCTTGAGGCGAAATCTATCGCTGCGGTTGAGGCGCGTCTGGCTGCGTTGCATGTTGACCTCAAAGACACCCACATCTGCCCGCATGACAAAGCCGCACTTGAGGTTGAGATTGCGCAGGCAAAGTCAAGCCTGATCTTAATTCTCACCGCCTCTGCCACATCTGACATTGATGATGTGATGCCTGCTGCGCTGCGGGGCGCGGGGGGGCAGGTGACGCGGTTTGGAATGCCCGTTGATCCAGGCAATCTTTTGGTTTTGGGCGCATTGGCAGACATCCCTGTCATAGGCTTGCCCGGTTGCGCGCGCAGTCCCGCCTTGAATGGGGCAGATTGGGTGTTGGAGCGGGTTATCTGTGGCCATCCGCCAAGCGCCGAAGAAATTGGCGCGATGGGGGTTGGGGGCTTGTTAAAGGAAATTCCCACGCGGCCACAGCCCCGTGATGGACGCAGACGATAG
- a CDS encoding XdhC family protein yields the protein MENMPELALEWHRAGRGAVLASVVETWGSAPRRVGSQLVVAGDGEMQGSVSGGCVEGAVVLEAQDMLATHATAPKLLEFGVSDDAAFAVGLACGGRIKILLQPIGGALPEAILQHLVAARAARHAVALISDVTGAAPPHVVERAEAPDLSEAFAKDKSGLDAEGLRYIAIHNPPLRMVVVGAVHIAQSLIPMAQMAGYDVTLVDPRPAFGSTARFEAVRLLDAWPDEALDDIGLDARTAVVTLTHDPKLDDPAIMAALRADVFYLGCLGSTRTHAKRVDRLTEAGFGAEAIARIHAPVGLNIGAMGPAEIAISIMAQITERLRKS from the coding sequence ATGGAAAATATGCCCGAATTGGCGCTTGAATGGCATCGCGCGGGTCGCGGTGCGGTCTTGGCCTCTGTGGTGGAGACATGGGGCAGCGCGCCGCGCCGTGTGGGCAGCCAATTGGTGGTTGCAGGCGATGGCGAGATGCAAGGCTCCGTATCGGGGGGCTGTGTCGAAGGGGCTGTGGTTCTTGAGGCGCAGGATATGCTTGCCACCCATGCAACCGCGCCCAAGCTATTGGAATTTGGGGTTTCTGATGATGCAGCCTTTGCTGTGGGCTTGGCCTGTGGGGGGCGGATTAAAATTCTGCTGCAGCCCATTGGCGGAGCCTTGCCCGAGGCCATCTTGCAGCATCTCGTTGCGGCGCGTGCGGCGCGCCATGCGGTGGCCTTGATCAGCGATGTCACGGGCGCAGCCCCGCCGCATGTCGTAGAACGCGCAGAAGCGCCCGATCTGAGCGAGGCCTTCGCCAAGGATAAATCGGGCCTTGATGCGGAGGGCTTGCGCTATATTGCAATCCACAACCCGCCGTTGCGCATGGTTGTTGTGGGGGCGGTGCATATTGCGCAAAGCCTGATCCCAATGGCGCAAATGGCAGGGTATGATGTGACGCTGGTTGATCCGCGCCCGGCCTTTGGTTCGACCGCCCGCTTTGAGGCGGTGCGACTGCTTGATGCTTGGCCAGATGAGGCCTTGGATGACATCGGGCTTGATGCCCGCACCGCCGTTGTGACCTTGACCCATGATCCCAAGCTTGATGATCCCGCAATCATGGCCGCGCTGCGGGCCGATGTGTTTTATCTGGGCTGCTTGGGTTCAACGCGCACCCATGCAAAACGGGTGGATCGCCTGACCGAGGCAGGCTTTGGTGCCGAGGCTATTGCGCGCATCCATGCCCCTGTTGGTTTGAATATTGGGGCGATGGGCCCTGCAGAGATTGCAATTTCGATCATGGCGCAAATCACTGAAAGGTTGCGCAAATCATGA